From a region of the Neobacillus niacini genome:
- a CDS encoding dipeptidase codes for MNQLSEFVSKQHQQNVEELKELLRIPSISSLSEHKEDIQKAASWIANKLESIGMEHVEIVQTKGHPIIYADWLHQENAPTVLVYGHYDVQPVDPIHLWETPPFEPDIRDEKIYARGATDDKGQTFLHIKAVEALLKLENKLPVNLKFCIEGEEEIGSPNLPQFLSENKEKLTCDVVIISDSDMWDRGVPAITYSLRGLAALEVSLKTANTDLHSGMFGGGVQNANHLLVQLLSTLHDENGKVNVEQFYDDVLELSEFEKEQIKALGFDEEKLKKQLGLTELTGGENNYPYPEKINSRPTLELNGIWGGFQGEGTKTVIPNEAHAKITCRLVNNQNPEKIQGLIKKHLEEKAPKGCTVKVTLQDTGNPFLTPIDDPMIQKAAEAYEKVYGKAPVYKREGGSIPIVSDFNHTLNSPVVLMGFGLPDENLHAPNEHFNLENFDKGILTICSFLELI; via the coding sequence ATGAATCAATTATCCGAATTTGTATCCAAGCAGCATCAGCAAAATGTTGAAGAATTAAAAGAATTGCTTCGTATTCCAAGCATAAGTTCCTTGTCTGAGCATAAAGAGGACATCCAAAAAGCAGCATCCTGGATCGCCAATAAGTTAGAAAGCATTGGAATGGAACACGTGGAGATCGTACAAACAAAAGGTCATCCGATTATTTATGCAGATTGGCTACATCAGGAAAATGCGCCGACTGTATTAGTTTACGGTCATTATGACGTACAGCCCGTTGACCCGATTCACTTATGGGAAACCCCACCGTTTGAACCAGACATCCGAGATGAAAAGATCTACGCCAGAGGGGCAACAGACGACAAAGGGCAGACATTCTTACATATTAAAGCTGTAGAAGCACTACTAAAATTAGAAAATAAATTACCGGTTAACCTTAAATTTTGCATCGAAGGTGAAGAAGAAATCGGTAGTCCCAATCTTCCGCAGTTTTTATCTGAAAATAAAGAAAAACTAACTTGTGATGTGGTGATTATTTCCGATTCAGATATGTGGGATCGAGGAGTTCCTGCGATTACATATTCTTTAAGAGGTTTGGCTGCTCTCGAGGTTTCCCTTAAAACGGCGAATACGGATTTGCATTCAGGCATGTTCGGCGGGGGAGTTCAGAACGCTAACCATTTATTAGTGCAGCTGCTATCTACTCTTCATGATGAAAACGGAAAGGTAAATGTGGAGCAGTTCTATGATGATGTTTTAGAATTGTCAGAATTTGAGAAGGAACAAATTAAAGCACTGGGCTTTGATGAAGAAAAACTAAAAAAACAGTTGGGCTTAACGGAACTAACAGGAGGGGAAAATAATTATCCATATCCTGAGAAAATCAACTCGCGGCCAACATTAGAATTAAACGGCATATGGGGTGGTTTTCAAGGGGAAGGTACAAAAACCGTCATTCCGAACGAGGCACATGCCAAAATCACCTGCCGTCTCGTCAATAATCAAAATCCGGAAAAAATCCAGGGCTTAATCAAAAAGCATTTAGAAGAAAAAGCACCAAAAGGATGCACAGTAAAAGTGACCCTTCAGGATACAGGTAATCCATTCTTAACGCCAATCGATGATCCAATGATTCAAAAAGCGGCGGAAGCGTATGAAAAGGTATATGGAAAAGCACCTGTTTATAAAAGAGAAGGGGGTTCCATTCCGATTGTATCGGATTTCAACCATACTCTAAATTCTCCTGTTGTCTTAATGGGATTCGGGTTGCCAGATGAAAATCTCCATGCTCCGAATGAACATTTTAACTTAGAAAACTTTGATAAAGGAATTTTAACGATTTGTTCCTTTTTAGAACTGATCTGA
- a CDS encoding sugar O-acetyltransferase: MNDNKKIHYERGTEELRKKNFRAHKLVQEYNNCEIEDSTKKEEIIKELFGGVGFNPSIEHNFHCDLGYNIHVGDNFYAGYNCTILDMAEVKIGHNCMIGPNVGIYTAGHSIEPKDRNKSGYGIPITLGNDVWIAGSCVILPGVTIGDNSIVAAGSVVTKDVPANTIVAGNPAKILKNI, translated from the coding sequence ATGAATGATAATAAGAAAATCCATTATGAACGGGGTACTGAGGAACTTAGAAAGAAAAATTTCCGTGCTCATAAACTTGTTCAGGAATATAACAATTGTGAAATTGAAGATTCCACAAAGAAAGAGGAAATTATAAAGGAACTATTTGGAGGTGTTGGATTTAATCCTAGCATCGAACACAATTTCCATTGTGATTTAGGCTACAATATTCACGTTGGTGATAATTTCTATGCTGGATATAATTGCACAATTTTAGATATGGCAGAAGTTAAGATTGGTCATAACTGTATGATAGGTCCTAATGTAGGGATTTATACTGCTGGTCATTCAATCGAACCTAAAGATAGGAACAAGAGTGGATATGGGATACCAATTACACTTGGAAACGACGTATGGATTGCTGGAAGTTGTGTTATCCTCCCTGGAGTCACTATTGGCGATAATTCAATTGTTGCTGCTGGTTCTGTTGTTACAAAAGATGTTCCTGCTAATACAATAGTGGCTGGAAACCCAGCAAAAATACTGAAAAATATATAA
- a CDS encoding hydrolase codes for MDGQKQSYYINIQSNEIFRGPHEGEWNFKIEATESQVNALERLFEHNDETDWESYFRSHIPYLEYHHQPQNREYDQRIQLIYTMLFYLGDEKTRAHIRKMGILNEDSVNTQHKSF; via the coding sequence ATGGATGGACAAAAACAAAGTTACTATATCAATATTCAATCTAATGAAATTTTCAGAGGACCTCACGAGGGAGAGTGGAATTTTAAAATTGAAGCGACAGAATCTCAAGTAAATGCCCTTGAACGACTTTTTGAACACAATGATGAAACGGATTGGGAAAGTTATTTCCGATCACACATTCCATATCTTGAATATCATCATCAGCCTCAAAATAGGGAATATGACCAACGAATACAATTGATCTATACGATGCTCTTTTATTTAGGTGATGAGAAAACCCGTGCACATATTAGAAAAATGGGAATTCTAAACGAAGATAGTGTAAATACTCAGCACAAAAGCTTTTAA
- a CDS encoding dienelactone hydrolase family protein: protein MAEVLLLHHVLGRTKGIEAIADQLRDAGHTVHVPDLFDGCMFSSLEEGLEFVKEIGFEEVTARGVRAASELSRDVVYAGFSLGVPAAQQLAQTREGARGALFFHACLPTSAFESQWRADLPVQIHAMSADPFFVEDGDINAARELVVSANHAKLFLYEGKEHLFTDSSLPSYDADATKLVIMRVLDFLA, encoded by the coding sequence ATGGCAGAAGTGTTGTTGTTACACCATGTTTTAGGCCGAACAAAGGGTATAGAAGCAATCGCCGATCAACTGAGAGATGCGGGGCATACTGTGCACGTGCCAGATTTATTTGACGGATGCATGTTTTCCTCGCTGGAGGAAGGCTTGGAATTTGTGAAGGAAATCGGATTTGAAGAAGTGACGGCACGCGGCGTTCGGGCAGCCAGCGAGCTTTCACGCGATGTCGTCTATGCTGGTTTTTCACTCGGTGTCCCGGCAGCACAGCAACTCGCTCAAACTCGTGAAGGCGCCAGAGGGGCACTGTTTTTTCATGCATGCCTCCCGACCTCGGCGTTCGAATCTCAGTGGCGGGCCGACTTGCCTGTGCAAATTCACGCCATGAGTGCAGATCCTTTTTTCGTTGAAGACGGCGACATCAACGCGGCCCGTGAGCTTGTGGTGTCGGCCAATCACGCTAAACTTTTTCTGTACGAAGGCAAGGAACATCTCTTCACCGACAGCAGTTTACCGTCTTACGATGCTGACGCGACGAAACTTGTGATCATGCGGGTTCTCGACTTTCTCGCATAG
- a CDS encoding nucleoside 2-deoxyribosyltransferase, translating to MKFYIASSFKNIEKVRYVSKKLKDKGFIHTYDWTLNENVTTLEELKAIGQKEKNAVIEADFVVVLLPAGKGSHIELGIAIGNGKKIYLYSPNNEVDNIETTSTFYHLPEIEKCFGTIDELVDIIDLKSKSLLSNRCLS from the coding sequence ATGAAATTTTATATAGCATCTAGCTTTAAAAATATAGAAAAAGTTAGATATGTAAGTAAAAAGTTAAAAGATAAAGGATTTATCCATACATATGATTGGACTTTAAATGAAAACGTAACAACATTGGAAGAACTAAAGGCGATAGGTCAAAAGGAGAAAAATGCTGTAATAGAAGCTGATTTTGTTGTAGTTTTATTACCAGCAGGTAAAGGAAGCCATATTGAACTGGGTATTGCTATTGGGAATGGTAAAAAAATTTATCTTTATTCACCGAACAATGAAGTAGATAACATTGAAACAACGAGTACTTTTTATCATTTACCTGAAATCGAAAAGTGTTTTGGAACCATAGATGAGTTAGTAGATATTATAGACTTAAAATCAAAAAGTTTATTAAGTAACAGGTGCTTGAGTTAA
- a CDS encoding DNA alkylation repair protein yields MNENKGTEIKRFSKAENILPQINSKTKLGDLRKIAKDIKKDHELAMELWSTEEFLPRLLAILIMDKKLLSQDVLNKLDKDMQTHTFDERNNLMDWLMANQLTKDKKKIALMESWENSPSTLQRRAFWYYQGRLRWTGQTPPDNTAYLLSSLEANITQEEPEVQWAMNFTAGWIGVYDEKNRARCIKLGEKTGLYKDEIVAKGCTPSYLPEFITIEVNKRLNN; encoded by the coding sequence ATGAATGAAAATAAAGGTACAGAAATAAAACGCTTTTCAAAAGCAGAAAACATTCTACCTCAGATCAATAGTAAAACTAAGCTAGGCGACTTACGAAAAATCGCGAAGGACATTAAAAAAGATCACGAACTAGCTATGGAACTTTGGTCAACCGAAGAGTTTTTGCCCAGACTATTAGCAATCTTAATTATGGACAAAAAACTTCTTTCACAAGATGTGCTAAATAAGCTTGATAAGGATATGCAGACTCACACTTTTGATGAGCGAAATAACTTAATGGATTGGTTAATGGCTAATCAGCTCACCAAAGACAAGAAGAAAATTGCATTGATGGAGTCATGGGAAAATAGTCCTTCTACTCTTCAAAGGCGAGCTTTCTGGTATTATCAAGGGCGATTGAGATGGACTGGACAAACACCGCCTGATAACACCGCATACTTGCTATCTTCATTAGAAGCTAATATTACGCAGGAAGAACCGGAAGTTCAATGGGCTATGAATTTCACCGCAGGCTGGATAGGCGTTTATGATGAAAAGAATCGTGCACGTTGTATTAAACTTGGTGAGAAAACGGGTCTTTACAAAGATGAAATAGTAGCAAAAGGATGTACTCCCAGCTATTTGCCGGAGTTCATTACAATTGAAGTCAACAAACGACTTAATAATTAG
- a CDS encoding IS110 family transposase has protein sequence MKFKMQDKQNQLIERISIKHLIVGIDIAQQFHVARAVNFRGIVIGDPLTFENNEDGFARLIQWINHLKALKGLDITIVGMEPTGHYWVNLSKWLYERNIEVVTVNPHLVKYCSKVWINRRRIQYEMPYQ, from the coding sequence ATGAAGTTTAAAATGCAAGACAAACAAAATCAACTAATTGAAAGAATTTCGATTAAACATCTTATTGTCGGAATAGATATAGCCCAACAGTTTCACGTTGCTCGTGCTGTAAACTTCCGTGGAATTGTTATTGGGGATCCTCTAACTTTCGAAAATAATGAAGATGGTTTTGCTAGATTAATACAATGGATTAACCATTTAAAAGCCTTAAAAGGTTTAGATATAACGATTGTTGGCATGGAACCAACCGGACATTACTGGGTAAACCTGTCAAAGTGGCTTTATGAAAGAAATATTGAGGTAGTGACAGTAAACCCCCACCTTGTAAAATATTGCTCAAAGGTTTGGATCAACCGGAGGCGGATTCAGTATGAAATGCCTTACCAGTAG
- a CDS encoding Imm59 family immunity protein: MTRGTALEIIQNERLQNLNWFDDHNIKPNEVGISERANKWKVYTSDERANPISEKEFQTEGEALENFIKRLRAFNKSLL; this comes from the coding sequence TTGACAAGAGGGACTGCTTTAGAAATCATCCAAAATGAAAGATTACAGAATTTAAATTGGTTTGATGACCATAACATTAAACCAAATGAAGTTGGCATCAGCGAAAGAGCAAATAAATGGAAAGTATATACGTCAGACGAGCGTGCAAATCCGATCTCAGAGAAAGAATTCCAAACAGAAGGTGAAGCATTAGAAAACTTTATTAAACGATTAAGAGCGTTCAATAAATCTCTTCTCTAG
- a CDS encoding response regulator transcription factor: MKILVVEDDRTIASGLEYSLKQEGYEIVLSHTAASAIEVMENRIEEIDLCIFDLSLPDGSGYDLCKTVKQKRDIPVIFLTAFDDEVNVVMGLDMGADDYITKPFRIRELISRINTVHRRYHRHPKAKNTIDFENIQINTLEGKVYKNGEEVVLTALEYRLFLLFATHVGQVLTRAQLLDRIWDVAGDFVNDNTLTVYIKRLREKLEDDPQKPTILKTVRGMGYKVGD; encoded by the coding sequence ATGAAAATCTTAGTTGTGGAAGATGATCGAACGATTGCTTCGGGGTTAGAGTATTCCTTGAAGCAAGAGGGCTATGAAATTGTGCTTAGTCATACGGCAGCCTCCGCCATAGAAGTGATGGAAAATAGGATTGAAGAGATCGATTTATGTATATTTGACTTGTCCTTACCTGATGGAAGTGGGTATGACTTGTGTAAAACAGTGAAACAGAAACGGGATATCCCAGTTATTTTTTTAACTGCTTTTGACGATGAAGTGAATGTTGTGATGGGGCTTGATATGGGAGCGGACGATTATATTACAAAGCCATTCCGCATCCGTGAACTGATTTCAAGGATCAACACGGTCCACCGTCGCTACCATCGCCATCCAAAAGCAAAAAACACCATTGATTTCGAAAATATTCAAATCAATACATTAGAAGGAAAGGTCTACAAAAACGGCGAAGAAGTAGTGTTAACTGCCTTAGAATATCGACTCTTCCTCTTATTCGCGACCCACGTTGGACAAGTTCTTACACGTGCACAACTGCTAGACCGAATTTGGGATGTTGCCGGGGATTTCGTCAATGATAATACCTTGACCGTCTATATTAAACGCTTGCGTGAGAAACTTGAGGACGATCCGCAAAAACCAACGATTTTGAAAACAGTTCGCGGCATGGGCTATAAGGTGGGTGATTGA
- a CDS encoding sensor histidine kinase, which yields MLRNREIQILLLLLFSISIIGFAVAALFVSMLAASLVLVASILLITTMLIFTKWRYREIQKLSVYLKQISSGNYQLDVRDNSEGELSLLKSDIFKVTRILTEQGAVLHEDKAKLTNAISDISHQLKTPLTSMIVMADLLGDKRLEDGKRAEFTRNLQIQLERMEWLVSSLLKLSKIDAGTITFKKEKVLIAPLIQAAVEPILIPMDIKMQRLKVSGDEHAAFIGDFKWTTEALLNIIKNGVEHSEEGGEISIHFSENALFTEITIRDNGKGIAKEDLPYIFKRFYKGKHAGDDSVGIGLAMAYSIITSQQGDIEVNSHPGAGTTFEIKFYKQVI from the coding sequence TTGCTTCGTAATCGAGAAATTCAAATCCTCCTCCTCCTTCTTTTTTCGATAAGTATCATCGGTTTTGCGGTGGCAGCCTTATTCGTATCAATGCTAGCAGCAAGTCTAGTACTGGTGGCATCCATTTTGCTCATTACCACTATGCTGATTTTTACGAAATGGCGTTACCGTGAAATCCAAAAACTCTCTGTCTATTTAAAACAAATTAGCAGCGGCAACTACCAGTTGGATGTGCGTGACAATTCAGAAGGTGAACTGAGCCTATTAAAAAGTGATATTTTTAAAGTGACAAGAATTCTTACTGAGCAGGGAGCGGTTTTACACGAAGACAAAGCAAAACTGACGAATGCGATTTCCGATATCTCACACCAATTAAAGACTCCCCTAACCTCGATGATAGTTATGGCGGATTTGTTAGGTGACAAACGTTTAGAGGATGGAAAACGGGCAGAATTCACTCGCAATCTTCAAATCCAACTTGAACGCATGGAATGGCTGGTTTCTTCTTTACTAAAGCTTTCGAAGATTGATGCCGGGACGATTACGTTTAAAAAGGAGAAGGTCCTCATCGCCCCCCTTATTCAAGCGGCCGTCGAACCTATACTTATACCGATGGATATCAAAATGCAACGTTTAAAAGTAAGTGGTGATGAGCATGCCGCCTTTATCGGTGACTTCAAGTGGACCACAGAGGCACTTCTAAATATCATCAAGAACGGCGTCGAACACAGTGAAGAAGGCGGAGAAATCTCCATCCACTTTTCCGAGAATGCTTTATTCACAGAAATCACCATTCGTGATAACGGGAAAGGCATTGCTAAAGAAGACCTTCCGTACATTTTCAAACGGTTTTACAAAGGTAAACATGCGGGAGACGATAGCGTCGGCATCGGGCTTGCTATGGCGTATAGTATCATCACTAGTCAACAGGGCGATATCGAAGTGAACAGTCATCCCGGTGCTGGAACCACTTTCGAGATAAAGTTTTACAAGCAGGTCATTTAA
- a CDS encoding ABC transporter ATP-binding protein, whose protein sequence is MNIVEVKNLSKIYGKGETAVTALDNVSFSVKKGEFVCIIGPSGSGKSTLLHLLGGVDRPTSGKVLIDQTDIYDLNETQLAIFRRRQIGLIYQFYNLIPILTVEENITLPMLLDEQKVDPSHFNKVVEILGLSERLSHLPNQLSGGQQQRVSIGRALISNPAIMLADEPTGNLDSKNSKEIMELLKMFNKTYNQTLIVITHDERIALQADRIIAIEDGKVARDEVIRP, encoded by the coding sequence ATGAATATAGTAGAAGTAAAGAATCTATCAAAGATTTATGGCAAAGGTGAAACAGCGGTTACGGCACTTGATAATGTCTCCTTTTCCGTGAAAAAAGGAGAATTTGTATGCATTATCGGGCCATCTGGCTCAGGAAAGTCAACGCTGCTTCATTTATTGGGCGGAGTCGACCGACCTACGAGCGGAAAGGTCCTCATTGATCAAACCGATATTTATGATTTAAATGAAACCCAGCTGGCGATTTTTAGACGCAGGCAAATCGGCTTGATTTATCAATTTTATAATTTGATACCTATCTTAACAGTGGAAGAAAATATCACGCTCCCGATGCTATTGGATGAGCAAAAGGTAGATCCCAGCCATTTTAACAAAGTGGTTGAAATCCTTGGTTTGAGTGAGCGGCTTTCCCACCTGCCGAACCAGCTTTCCGGCGGTCAGCAGCAGCGTGTCTCGATAGGACGGGCGTTGATTAGCAATCCTGCGATTATGCTTGCCGATGAGCCAACAGGTAATCTCGATAGTAAAAATAGCAAGGAAATTATGGAACTGCTCAAGATGTTTAACAAAACCTACAATCAGACACTAATTGTGATTACCCATGATGAGCGTATCGCCCTACAGGCCGACAGGATTATTGCCATTGAAGATGGTAAGGTTGCTAGGGATGAGGTAATTCGTCCATGA
- a CDS encoding FtsX-like permease family protein has translation MNIVQKVTIRHLKENKRRTLVTMIGVIISVAMITAVTTLGFSFLDLMVRQHIAKHGEWHVLFKDVNKDQIKALEQDSETKTMILSSTGYSDLKESENENKPYLFFQNYNRAGLKHFPMEVVEGRLPRTENEIAISEAMINNGKVDFKIGDQLTVEIGERWSPVTEKVLTQTDFLQQDEDGVIEELRTHETKTVTIVGMIERPTWEPTWSPGYTAIGFIDETALSNTHTVDAFVVLTEIDRSLYKHAKSLAAAEGIDKVNYNGELLRYYGVTNNAQLHKTLYSLVAIIMSVIIIGSVALIYNAFSISVSERTRHLGMLASVGATKRQKRNSVFFEGAVIGVISIPIGILAGLAGIGITFVFINNLLRKALGVSENLELVVTPSSILIACGISILTIFISTYIPAQRASRVSAIEAIRQSHDIKLTGKTVKTSKLVRKVFGLEAEIGLKNVKRNRKKYLATVFSLVISIVLFLSVTFFTDNLKKSLSMSQDELTYDIQISGSQLKNEDLTEYTKLDHVTKSTIIEEMNLEALIPWAEVSEQLKTQLANEPVPEDGMHPYYVYLSALDQKSFEEYAKQVGVEAKEFTNPDTPKAIVIEQISYEEAGTGRIIETNSIQSEVGKRIDLFMMPSGDMEHEQPDREVVGSIEIGALTHHVPMGVNTASLGSVNLIVPQSTMDSLLANTDIEVFPYVYLNSSDPMATQTAIEDRKDSNVNVFNVYQQRQQDEQMIMLMSVFTYGFITLISLISIANIFNTISTSISLRKREFAMLRSVGMTPNGFNKMIQYESIFYGVKALTYGLPISVLVMLAIHRSTNYTFEYGFLLPWMSILFVIVVIFLIVGSAMLYSISKIKNENIIESLKQENI, from the coding sequence ATGAACATTGTCCAAAAAGTCACGATCCGGCATTTAAAAGAAAACAAACGCCGGACGCTTGTAACGATGATTGGGGTGATCATTTCGGTGGCGATGATCACCGCCGTGACCACCCTAGGGTTTTCCTTTTTAGACTTAATGGTTCGTCAACATATCGCCAAACATGGAGAATGGCATGTTTTATTTAAAGATGTCAACAAAGACCAAATCAAAGCCCTTGAACAGGACAGCGAAACGAAAACCATGATTCTCTCAAGCACAGGCTATTCGGATTTAAAAGAATCAGAAAATGAAAATAAACCTTATTTATTTTTTCAAAATTATAATCGTGCTGGTTTGAAACACTTTCCCATGGAAGTGGTCGAGGGTAGACTTCCTCGCACTGAAAATGAAATTGCGATTTCCGAAGCAATGATTAATAACGGAAAGGTCGATTTCAAAATTGGCGATCAGCTCACAGTGGAAATCGGTGAGCGCTGGAGCCCTGTAACCGAAAAAGTGTTAACACAGACAGATTTTCTTCAACAGGATGAAGATGGTGTCATCGAGGAGCTACGAACCCACGAAACCAAAACTGTTACCATTGTCGGCATGATTGAACGCCCTACCTGGGAACCAACATGGTCACCTGGTTACACCGCGATTGGCTTTATTGATGAAACAGCCCTCAGCAATACCCATACTGTCGATGCTTTTGTGGTGTTAACGGAGATCGACCGCTCCCTCTACAAACATGCGAAAAGTCTTGCTGCGGCGGAAGGGATCGATAAGGTAAATTATAATGGAGAATTGCTTCGGTACTATGGTGTAACGAATAATGCTCAATTACACAAGACACTCTACTCCTTAGTAGCCATTATTATGAGCGTAATTATCATTGGCTCTGTCGCTTTGATTTATAATGCCTTCTCGATTAGCGTATCCGAGCGGACTAGACATTTAGGGATGCTTGCAAGCGTTGGCGCAACCAAAAGACAAAAGCGGAATTCTGTCTTTTTTGAAGGAGCCGTGATTGGAGTGATCAGTATTCCGATTGGAATTCTGGCAGGTCTAGCAGGGATTGGAATTACCTTTGTGTTTATTAACAATCTTTTAAGAAAGGCTCTCGGCGTTTCCGAAAATCTCGAATTGGTCGTCACGCCATCATCGATTCTCATTGCCTGCGGGATTTCCATTTTAACGATTTTTATCTCTACCTATATCCCGGCACAAAGAGCGTCCAGGGTTTCCGCGATTGAAGCGATCCGGCAAAGCCATGATATTAAGTTGACTGGGAAAACGGTGAAAACTTCAAAGCTTGTACGTAAAGTCTTTGGTTTAGAAGCAGAAATTGGGTTGAAGAACGTCAAAAGGAATAGAAAGAAGTACCTTGCAACCGTATTCTCGCTCGTCATTAGCATTGTCCTGTTCTTATCGGTAACCTTTTTTACGGACAATCTAAAAAAATCACTAAGCATGTCGCAAGATGAACTAACATACGATATTCAAATTAGCGGCAGCCAATTGAAGAATGAAGATTTGACCGAGTACACAAAGCTCGATCATGTGACCAAATCTACCATAATCGAGGAAATGAATTTGGAAGCGCTCATTCCGTGGGCCGAAGTTTCAGAGCAGCTGAAAACGCAACTAGCGAACGAACCCGTCCCCGAGGATGGTATGCATCCATATTACGTATACCTAAGTGCCTTGGATCAAAAAAGTTTTGAAGAGTATGCCAAGCAAGTCGGTGTGGAAGCGAAAGAGTTCACAAACCCAGACACACCAAAAGCGATTGTGATTGAGCAAATTTCCTATGAGGAAGCTGGCACGGGAAGGATTATTGAAACAAACTCCATACAGTCAGAGGTTGGAAAGAGGATCGATTTATTTATGATGCCTTCAGGAGATATGGAGCATGAGCAGCCGGACCGAGAAGTAGTCGGTAGCATTGAAATTGGCGCACTGACACACCATGTGCCAATGGGTGTGAATACCGCTTCACTTGGGAGTGTTAACCTTATTGTCCCTCAAAGTACAATGGATTCCTTGTTAGCGAATACGGACATTGAGGTGTTCCCTTATGTGTACCTCAATAGTTCAGACCCAATGGCGACACAAACGGCGATTGAAGACCGAAAAGATTCCAACGTAAATGTGTTCAATGTCTACCAGCAGCGGCAGCAAGATGAACAGATGATTATGCTCATGTCCGTCTTTACCTATGGGTTTATCACGCTGATTTCACTTATCTCGATTGCAAATATCTTTAATACCATTTCCACCAGCATTTCGCTTAGAAAACGGGAATTCGCGATGCTGCGATCGGTGGGCATGACCCCAAACGGATTTAATAAAATGATCCAATATGAAAGTATTTTTTATGGAGTGAAGGCACTAACCTACGGACTTCCCATCAGCGTCCTCGTTATGTTAGCAATTCACCGCTCCACAAACTATACCTTTGAATACGGATTTCTGCTTCCTTGGATGAGCATTCTTTTCGTCATCGTAGTGATTTTTCTGATTGTAGGATCTGCGATGCTCTACTCGATTTCAAAAATAAAAAACGAAAATATTATCGAGAGCTTGAAACAGGAAAATATTTAA
- a CDS encoding hydrolase, with translation MDGQKQSYYINIQSNEIFRGPYEGEWDFKIEATESQVHFLERLFNRNDETDWESYFRSHIPYLAYHHQPQNKEYDQRILWIYTMLYDLGDEKTREHIRKMGILIEVSH, from the coding sequence ATGGATGGACAAAAACAAAGTTACTATATCAATATTCAATCTAATGAAATTTTCAGAGGGCCTTATGAGGGAGAGTGGGATTTTAAAATTGAAGCGACAGAATCTCAAGTACATTTCCTTGAGCGACTTTTTAATAGAAATGATGAAACAGATTGGGAAAGTTATTTTCGATCACACATTCCGTATCTTGCATATCATCATCAGCCTCAAAATAAGGAATATGACCAGCGGATACTATGGATCTATACGATGCTTTATGACTTAGGTGATGAAAAAACCCGAGAACATATTAGAAAAATGGGAATTCTAATTGAAGTTAGTCATTAG
- a CDS encoding AAC(3) family N-acetyltransferase produces the protein MYKKQDLLNYLKELEIDENGVLLVHSSMKSIGQVDGGADTVLDALSDYMKNGLLVFPTHTWSYINAENPRFYVNDSPSCVGLLTELFRKRPGVVRSWHPTHSVAALGKGAHEFIAGNDSFDTPCARQSSWEKLLDQKAAVLLIGVDLRRCTYIHGVEEWLDIPGRLTDEHEMLYTILPDKTEISIPQRRHIGHTSEKYNRVEDIFLNHQAMYKGQFGDATVRVCDTEKMTDLLNHLLKEKPELFS, from the coding sequence ATGTACAAGAAACAAGATTTATTAAATTATCTTAAAGAATTGGAAATCGACGAAAATGGGGTATTACTTGTACATTCATCGATGAAAAGCATTGGGCAAGTAGATGGTGGGGCCGATACTGTCCTTGATGCACTCTCGGATTATATGAAAAATGGTCTTTTGGTTTTTCCTACCCATACATGGTCGTATATTAATGCAGAGAATCCACGATTTTATGTCAATGACTCACCATCTTGTGTTGGTCTATTAACAGAACTGTTTCGAAAACGTCCGGGTGTTGTTCGCTCATGGCATCCAACGCATTCGGTAGCTGCCCTGGGAAAAGGAGCACATGAATTTATTGCGGGGAATGATTCATTCGACACACCTTGCGCAAGGCAATCAAGTTGGGAGAAATTACTCGATCAGAAGGCAGCCGTCTTGTTAATCGGAGTCGATTTACGGAGATGTACATATATTCATGGAGTCGAGGAATGGCTTGATATACCAGGTCGTTTGACCGATGAACACGAAATGCTTTACACGATTTTACCGGATAAAACGGAAATCTCCATACCTCAAAGAAGACATATTGGTCATACCTCTGAAAAATACAATCGAGTTGAAGATATTTTTCTAAATCATCAAGCCATGTATAAAGGGCAATTTGGCGATGCAACAGTAAGAGTATGTGACACAGAAAAAATGACAGACTTGCTAAATCACTTACTTAAAGAAAAACCAGAATTATTTTCTTGA